A window of Streptomyces broussonetiae genomic DNA:
CTTGCCGAAACCGCCGGGTACGACGACCCCGAACGCTGGTGGGAGGACGCCGTCGAGCACCGGGGCCCGGGCCGGCACGACCCCTTCGCACCGTTCGCCGCCCTGGAGGACGCCATGGGCGCGCTCCGCGAGCGGTACGGCGCCGGCGGGCACCCGCGTGATCCGGTGCGCGAGGCGCAGATGCGGCTCCAACTACGCGCCGCTCGACGGGAGTTCGGGGACGAGCTGGCGGTGGTGTGCGGGGCCTGGCACGTGCCCGCGCTGCGCGCGAGGACCACCGTCGCCGCCGACCGCGCCCTGCTGAAGGGGCTGCCCAGGGTCAAGGTGGACCTGACCTGGGTGCCGTGGACGCACCGCAGGCTCGCCCGGGCCGGCGGATACGGCGCGGGAATCGACTCGCCGGGTTGGTACGGCCATCTCTTCCACGCCCCGGACCGGCCGGTGGAGCGCTGGCTGACCAAGGTGGCGGGGCTGCTGCGCGAGGAGGACCGGATGGTCTCCTCCGCCCATGTCATCGAGGCCGTCCGGCTCGCCGGGACCCTGGCGGCGCTGCGCGGCCGCCCACTGCCAGGGCTGAGCGAGACCACCGACGTCGTGCGCGCGGTGATGGGCGACGGCTCCGACGTGCCGCTGGCGCTGGTGCACGACCGGCTGGTGGTCGGGGACGTGATGGGAGAGGTGCCGCAGTCGGCTCCGGCGGTGCCGCTCCAGCGCGACCTGGCCCGGCAGCAGCGGGCGCTGCGGCTCAAACCGGAGGCGCTGGAGCGGGAGTTGGAGCTGGACCTGCGCGGGGACACCGACACCGGCCGCAGCAGGCTGCTGCACCGGCTGCGGTTGCTCGGCGTCGACTGGGGCGCACCGGTCCGGTCGCGGGGGAGCACCGGCACCTTCCGGGAGACCTGGCGGCTGCGCTGGGAGCCGGAGCTGGCGGTGCGGATCGCCGAGGCGGGCGTGTGGGGGACGACCGTAAGCGGCGCGGCGCAGGCCAAGGCCGAGGCGGACGCGGCGGCCTCGCGAGCCCTCGCCGACGTCACCGCGCTCGCCGAGCACTGTCTGCTGGCCGGTCTGCCGGACGCCCTGCCCGTGGTCATGCGGGCCCTGGCGGACCGGGCCGCCCTCGACACGGACGTCGGCCACCTGGCCCAGGCCCTGCCCGCCCTGGTCCGCTCCCTGCGCTACGGCGACGTACGCGGCACCGACACCGGCGCACTGGCCGGGGTCGCGGCGGGCCTGGCCGAGCGGATCTTCGTCGGCCTGCCCCCGGCCTGCGCCGCGCTCGACGCGGACGCGGCGGAGGAGATGCGGGCCCATGTGGACGCCGTGCACGCGGCGGTGGGGCTGCTGGCGGAGACGCAGGCGGGTGTGGGCACCGGCACCGACGGCACCGCTTCCGGGGCGGACCGGGGTGATCTGCGGCACCGCTGGCGTGCCGTGCTGCGGACACTGACGCTGCGCGACACCGTGGCCGGTGTGCTGCGGGGAAGGGCGGTGCGGCTGCTGCTGGACGACGGCGCGTCGGGGCCGCAGGAGGCGGCGCGACTGATGGGGTTCGCCCTGTCGCCGGGGACACCGCCCGCCGATGCGGCCGCCTGGATCGAGGGCTTCGCCGGCGGTGGGGGCGGGCTGCTGCTGGTGCACGACGAGCGGTTGCTCGGCCTGCTCGACGACTGGCTCACGGCCGTGCCGGCGGAGGCGTTCACGGACGTGCTGCCGCTGCTGCGCCGTACGTTCGCGGCATACGACCCGGGGGTGCGCAGAACCCTTGGCGAGCTGGTCCGGCGCGGACCGGGTCGGGCGGGCGAGCGGGCCGGGGCCGGGGGCGCAACACCCGGCTTCGCCGCGCAGGCCGACACCGAGCGCGCCGACGCCGTGCTGCCGGTGCTGCGGCTGCTGCTCGGCACGGACGACGCCGAGCCGGTGACGACCGATGACAACAGGTTTGCGGGGGTGGGCACATGACGACCGGGCCGACGACACTCACGACAGGCACAGGCACAGGCACAGGCACAGGCACAGGCACAGGCACAGGCACAGGCACAGGCACAGGCACAGGCACAGGCACAGGCACAGGCACAGGCACAGGCACAGGCACAGGCACTGGCACCGGCACCGACCCCGGCGACCCGGCGCGGGAGCGCCTGCGGCGCTGGCGGCTGGTGCTCGGCGGGGACCAGGCCGACGGCACCGGGTGCGCGCTGTCCGGGCGGGACGCGGCGATGGACGGCACGCTCGCCGCGCTCTACGGCAAGAGAGACAGACCGCAGGCGGGCCGGGACCGTTCGGCGGGGCTCGGGGCCTCGGCGCCCTCCGTGGCGCGCTGGCTCGGTGACGTTCGCCGCTACTTCCCGTCCTCCGTCGTCCAGGTCATGCAGCGCGACGCCATCGACCGGCTCGGGCTCTCCGCGCTGCTGCTGGAGCCGGAGATGCTCGAGGCGGTGGAGGCCGACGTGCACCTGGTCGGCACGCTGCTCTCGCTCAACAAGGCGATGCCGGAGACGACGAAGGAGACGGCACGCGCGGTCGTCCGAAAAGTGGTCGAGGACCTGGAGAAGCGGCTCGCGGCCCGCACCCGGACCACCCTCAACGGCGCCCTCGACCGCAGTGCGCGCATCAGCCGCCCGCGCCACCACGACATCGACTGGAACCGCACCATCGCGGCCAACCTCAAGCACTACCTGCCCGAGTACCGCACGGTCGTGCCGGAGCGGCTCGTGGGATACGGCCGGGCGGCGCGGTCGGTGAAGAAGGAGGTGGTGCTCTGCATCGACCAGTCCGGTTCGATGGCGGCCTCGGTGGTCTATGCGTCGGTGTTCGGCGCGGTGCTCGCCTCCATGCGGTCGATCAGTACTCGGCTGGTCGTCTTCGACACGGCGGTGGTCGACCTCACCGACCAGCTGGACGACCCGGTCGACGTCCTCTTCGGCACCCAGCTCGGCGGCGGTACGGACATCAACCGGGCGCTCGCCCACTGCCAGTCGCAGATCACCCGGCCCGCCGAGACGGTGGTCGTGCTCATCAGTGACCTCTACGAGGGCGGCATCCGTGCCGAGATGCTCAAGAGGGTGGCGGCGATGAAGGCGTCCGGGGTGCAGTTCGTGGCGCTGCTCGCGCTGTCGGACGAGGGGGCGCCCGCGTACGACCGGGAGCATGCAGCGGCGCTGGCCGCGCTCGGCGCACCGGCCTTCGCCTGTACGCCCGACCTGTTCCCCGAGGTCATGGCGGCGGCGCTGGAGAAGCGACCGCTGCCGATACCGGACACCGTGTGACACCAGGCAGGAAAGGGGATATGGCTACCCATCAGTAATGCTGGGGTTGCGCAGCCTCGGGCGGGCCGTGCAAGGATCGGCGCAGCCCGTACCGCGCCGACTCGAGGGACATTCCTCTCCTTGACCTTCCCAGCAGCCATCCCCGGTACCGCCGTGCGCGTCCCGCGTACGGCGGCCGGGCGGCGTGCGCTCCAACTGGCGCTGCTGGTCGGCGCGCTGTTCGCGCTGGGGTTCCTCTGCGGCGAGCAGGCCCACGCGGCCGACGGACCTCCGGTGCGCAGGACGGTGACCACCGTGCGGGAGACGGTGACGTCGGAGCCGGAGACGGTGACGGTGACGTCGGTGCGAAAGGCGGCGACGTCCGCGCGGACCGGGACGGCCGGGCACGGGGATCCGGTGCGCGCGGTACTCGCGTCGGGCACGGGCGGCGAGCGGCTCGTCGACCCCGTCCGCGCAGGCGGCGAACAATCCGTCACCCCCGTACGCGCGGTCGGTGAAGAGATCGTCACCCCCGTACGCGCGGTCGGTGATGAGGTCGTCACCCCCGTTCGCACGGTCGGCGACAAGGCCGTCGGCTCCGTACGGAACGTGGTGTCCGCGGTGACCGCCGTGTCCCGGCCCGTCGTACAGGCCTCGGCGCCGACGACACGGCCCACGATGCCCGCCCTGCCCCTGCCGGATCTCGGCCAGGTCGCGCACGCGCCCGTCCGCCTGCCGCCCGGGGCGAAGGCACTCGGCCAGCGGCCGCACGCAGGCCCGCTTGCTCCGGCTCGGAGCGCGGCCTCGGCGGCTCCGCACCAGCGGCACACCCGCGCCGAGGGCCGTACCGCCGCCACCGCGTCGGCGCCGTTCGTCGCGTACGGCCCGGCGTTCACCCCCGCGTCGCAGACCTCGGCGCACGCCTTCGCCCGTCACGGCGCCGCCGCCCGTGTCCCCGGCCGTCCCGCGCCCAGCGGAGACCCGGACGGCGTGCTGGGCAAGCAGGCGGTCGACGGCAACGCGTCCCGCCACGGTGACGCGCACGCCGTCACCTTCGGCAACCGGGCGCCCCTGCGGCTCGTACCGGGCACCGCCGCGCGCGTCGACACGCCCCGCACCCGGGAACGGCACCGGGACATCCCCGTCTTCCCCGGCTAGGCAGCACGGCCGACCTCCCCGCCACGGACCTGCCGCGCGGGGGCGGAACAGGTCTGCCCGTCCGTCCGGGCCCCATCGATCGCCCCGTCGATCCCCTGACTCCTTGATCCTCTGATCCCAGGTCAGTGATCAGCGATTCCCGGACGGAACTCCCCAGTCAGCCGTTTGCGAAGGAATTGACGCACGCAATGAACAAGAACATCCGTCGTTCGATCGTGATAGCCGCCGGTGTCACCGGCGCGTGGGCCCTCGGCTCGGCCGCGGCCAGTGCCGACGAACTGTCCGCCACCTCCCACTCCGTCCCGGACGCGGGCACGGACTCCGTCGCGGGGACCGTCGACGGCCTGCTCACGGGCGTCCACGACACGGTCTCCGGCGTCGCGAACACCGTCGACGGCACCGTCTCCGGCCTGACCGGCACCGCCGCATCGGACCCTTCTGCTTCATCGACCACGTCGGCCGCCTCGAGCACCACCGTGAAGGCCGCGCAGCCCGGGCAGGCCGTGTCCGGGCTCACCAGCACCGCCGACCAGGCGGGACGGTCCGCCGACGCCAAGGCCCTGGTCGCCGCGAAGGCGCGGAGCATGAGGGGCGCCGAGGTCATCAGGGGTGCGCGGGCGGCCCGTGCGGTGCAGGGGCAGGGCGCCCAGGACCATGCCCGGGTTCGGGTTCAGGCCGACGGGGCGCACGGTGCCGGCCGTGCCGCCCACGAGGTCGCGCACGCCGTCTCGACCGCCTCCCGGGGCGGCATCGACTACCTCTTCGGACCGCTGTCCTCGTTCGCTCCCGGGGTGGAGGAGGTGCTGGCCGCCGCCCAGACCAGGCTCCAGGCGACCCAGGCGGCGGCCCGTGCCCGGGCGGAGGGTGTCCAGGGCGCCGTACGGACGACGGTGCGGCAGACCGTCGCCGGTGCGCAGGGCCGGACGGCCGGTGTCACCACGGTCGGGAGCGGTACGGCCGCCGAGGCGGCCGACGCGGCGCAGGCCTCCGTCGCCGCCGTGCCCGCGCACGTCACCGGCGCGGTCACGGGCGTCGGGCAGCGGGCGGTCGGCACGGTGCGGTCCGTGCCGGGCGCCGTCACACCGGTGGTGGACGGGACGGCCGCCGCGGTCGTCCCGCCGGTCGCCGCCACGGCCGTGCACGACGCCGTGCCGGTCGCCGACCGAGCGGTGGCAGGCCTGCGGCCCACGGCCACGCACGCGGCGACGGGCGCGTACGGGACGGCCGGGTACGGCATCTCTGCCGTGGACGGGATGGCCGGGTACGGGATGGCCGGGTACGGCACCTCTGCCGTGGAGGGGATGGCCGGGTACGGCACCTCTGCCGCGGACGAGACGATCGGGTACGGCACCTCGGCCGTGGGCGGGGCCGTCGGGTACGCCGCCCCCACTGTGGCCGGGGCCGTGGCCGGGACCGCCGGACATGCTGCCTTTGCCGCGCACGGGATCACCGCCGATGTGCACGGTGTGGCGACGGGCGCCGTGGCCGATGTGCGGGCGGTCGTCGGTGGTGCGGTCGACGGTGCGTCGGGTTACGCCGGTGCGGCGGCCGGGCAGATCGTGCGGGACACCACGGACGCCGTGCTGCCGCCGGTGGGCTCCAGTGCCGTGCGCGGAGTCGTGCGCGAAGTCGTGCCGGTCGCCGGGCAGGTCCTGGCCGACTCGGGCGCCCTCGGCCACGGCGTGGCCGGTGACGTCCAGCCCTTCGCGGGCGGTGTCGTCGGTGCCGTACCGCCCCTCGCACACGGGATGACCGGGCAGACCGCTGCCTTTGCCGCGGGCGTGGCGGGGCAGACCAGTGCCTTCGGCGAGGGCGTGGCAGGTCGGAGCACCGCCTTCTCCGCGGGCGTGGCGGGGCAGGCCTCCGTCTTCGCCGAGGAGGTCGCCCGGCAGGCCGGGGGCTTTGGGCAGGGGCTCGGTGGCAGGGGACAGGAGGGTGGCGGTGAGCCGGTCGGGGACGTCGGCGCCGGTGCCGAAGGGGCCGTCCGTGCGGTCGTACCCACGTACCTCCAGGACGCGGTGTACCAGCAGAACCCGTACGGCGTGCCGCGCGTCTGAGAGCCGGGCCGAGCGCCCGCAGCAGCGCTCCGCGGGGTGACCGGACCCGGACGGCCGAATGCCGTCGGACCGTCCGACCGGGACCCCGCGGGTGGGGCGGGTGGTCCCCATTGGGGTGGGGATCAACCGCCGCGGCCCCGGAACCACCGGGGCCTTCCAGAGGCCTCACCGGGTCAACCCCAGCCCGGTGAGGCCTCGCCCATCGCAATGAAGACACCCGAAGCAGGGCCGAAGGCAGCCGCAGCCGGTCTCAGCCGGTCTCAGCCGGTCTCAGACGGTCGCAGCCGGTCGAAGGCAGCGAGCGCGGCTCCCTCGCCTTTCCTGTCGCGGCACGCCGTGCCAGCGAATCCGGCATCATGTGACAGGTATCACCGCTCGTGTGTGACCCTCGATTTAGGGAGCCCCCTCAACCGGCGATAACCTGCGAGACGGACATGCCGCGCGCTCGGACACCGTGTGCGCCTCCCTTGTGACAAGCGGACGTCACGTTGCCCTTCGCGGCACGCCCACGCATCCAACGAACCGCGAGATCACTGATAGGGACGGAAGCGCGTGGACCTGTTCGAGTACCAGGCGAGGGACCTCTTCGCCAAGCACGATGTACCGGTGCTGGCCGGTGAAGTCATCGACACGCCTGAGGCGGCGCGCGAGATCACCGAGCGACTGGGCGGCAAGTCGGTCGTCAAGGCGCAGGTGAAGGTCGGTGGTCGCGGCAAGGCCGGTGGCGTCAAGCTGGCTGCCTCCGCGGACGAGGCCGTCGCCCGTGCGACGGACATCCTCGGCATGGACATCAAGGGCCACACGGTCCACAAGGTGATGATCGCCGAGACCGCCCCGGAGATCCTCGAGGAGTACTACGTCTCCTTCCTCCTCGACCGTGCCAACCGCACCTTCCTCTCCATCGCCTCCGTCGAGGGCGGTATGGAGATCGAGGAGGTGGCGGCCACCCGTCCGGAGGCCGTCGCCCAGACGCCGATCAACCCCATCGACGGTGTCGACGAGGCCAAGGCCCGCGAGATCGTCGCCGCGGCCAAGTTCCCGGCCGAGGTCGCCGACCAGGTGGCGAACGTCCTCGTCAAGCTGTGGGACACCTTCATCAAGGAGGAC
This region includes:
- a CDS encoding DUF5682 family protein, whose product is MTDSARRAGYDRGPLLLGVRHHGPGSARAVRAALTAARPSTVLIEGPPEADALIPLAADPGLRPPVALLAHAVDEPGRSAFWPFAEFSPEWVAIRWALEHGVPARFIDLPATHTLAWEQREEQKEQQGQGGPQGADESEDTPGDGRPQDGGGHVRIDPLAVLAETAGYDDPERWWEDAVEHRGPGRHDPFAPFAALEDAMGALRERYGAGGHPRDPVREAQMRLQLRAARREFGDELAVVCGAWHVPALRARTTVAADRALLKGLPRVKVDLTWVPWTHRRLARAGGYGAGIDSPGWYGHLFHAPDRPVERWLTKVAGLLREEDRMVSSAHVIEAVRLAGTLAALRGRPLPGLSETTDVVRAVMGDGSDVPLALVHDRLVVGDVMGEVPQSAPAVPLQRDLARQQRALRLKPEALERELELDLRGDTDTGRSRLLHRLRLLGVDWGAPVRSRGSTGTFRETWRLRWEPELAVRIAEAGVWGTTVSGAAQAKAEADAAASRALADVTALAEHCLLAGLPDALPVVMRALADRAALDTDVGHLAQALPALVRSLRYGDVRGTDTGALAGVAAGLAERIFVGLPPACAALDADAAEEMRAHVDAVHAAVGLLAETQAGVGTGTDGTASGADRGDLRHRWRAVLRTLTLRDTVAGVLRGRAVRLLLDDGASGPQEAARLMGFALSPGTPPADAAAWIEGFAGGGGGLLLVHDERLLGLLDDWLTAVPAEAFTDVLPLLRRTFAAYDPGVRRTLGELVRRGPGRAGERAGAGGATPGFAAQADTERADAVLPVLRLLLGTDDAEPVTTDDNRFAGVGT
- a CDS encoding VWA domain-containing protein; protein product: MTTGPTTLTTGTGTGTGTGTGTGTGTGTGTGTGTGTGTGTGTGTGTGTGTGTDPGDPARERLRRWRLVLGGDQADGTGCALSGRDAAMDGTLAALYGKRDRPQAGRDRSAGLGASAPSVARWLGDVRRYFPSSVVQVMQRDAIDRLGLSALLLEPEMLEAVEADVHLVGTLLSLNKAMPETTKETARAVVRKVVEDLEKRLAARTRTTLNGALDRSARISRPRHHDIDWNRTIAANLKHYLPEYRTVVPERLVGYGRAARSVKKEVVLCIDQSGSMAASVVYASVFGAVLASMRSISTRLVVFDTAVVDLTDQLDDPVDVLFGTQLGGGTDINRALAHCQSQITRPAETVVVLISDLYEGGIRAEMLKRVAAMKASGVQFVALLALSDEGAPAYDREHAAALAALGAPAFACTPDLFPEVMAAALEKRPLPIPDTV